One region of Cyanobium sp. M30B3 genomic DNA includes:
- a CDS encoding class I SAM-dependent methyltransferase — MQPALYLEIGVDEGVSLACATGPAIGVDPRPELHLSVAPPTTARIVASSSDTFFAEHAHRLLQPAPELAFIDGMHLFEFALRDLIHTEQHMAPWGLVVIDDIYPCHPAQARRRRRTGSWTGDVWKMLPLLREHRPDLTLLCLNAHTTGLLLIAGLDAANSQLAAVAAQAVRHYRPIAEPPPGVLERHGAIPSDHPLVRELLQLLRLARQQRLDPAAVQALLAPLRPRITAAEHQHWGQARQLSLRPCVLPDPTAA; from the coding sequence TTGCAGCCAGCTCTGTATCTGGAGATCGGCGTGGATGAAGGGGTGAGCCTCGCCTGCGCCACCGGCCCAGCTATCGGAGTGGATCCGAGGCCCGAGCTGCATCTCAGCGTGGCTCCGCCCACCACTGCCCGGATTGTGGCCAGCAGCAGTGACACCTTTTTCGCCGAACACGCCCACAGGCTGCTGCAGCCGGCCCCTGAGCTGGCCTTCATTGATGGCATGCATCTGTTCGAGTTCGCCCTGCGCGATCTGATCCACACCGAACAGCACATGGCCCCCTGGGGCCTTGTGGTGATCGACGACATCTACCCCTGCCATCCCGCCCAGGCCCGCCGCCGCCGCCGCACCGGCTCCTGGACCGGGGACGTATGGAAAATGCTGCCTTTATTGCGGGAACACCGGCCCGATCTCACCCTGCTCTGTCTCAACGCCCACACCACCGGCCTGCTGCTGATCGCCGGGCTGGATGCCGCCAACAGTCAACTGGCTGCCGTGGCAGCCCAGGCCGTGCGCCACTACCGGCCGATCGCCGAGCCTCCCCCCGGGGTACTGGAACGGCACGGCGCCATCCCCTCCGATCACCCCCTGGTGCGGGAGCTGTTGCAACTGCTGCGCCTGGCCCGCCAGCAGCGCCTGGATCCGGCCGCTGTGCAGGCGCTGCTGGCGCCGCTGCGCCCGCGCATTACCGCGGCCGAGCACCAGCACTGGGGCCAGGCTCGCCAGCTCAGCCTTCGCCCGTGTGTTCTGCCTGATCCAACCGCTGCCTGA
- a CDS encoding transposase: MYVFRHTGQLSIEEFYSPFGGKLDPNNRWVLLQKLIPWIPLEGHYAPQFSARTGAPAKPFQMALGAVYIQQRLGVTDRETVELITESPYLQFFIGLSGYQPVPPFDASMMVHFRKRIGPELIKVCNAMTKANGIAMIQELLTTCEQEDGIAAEDHKQLAAIEEELGVKPASLDPGSNWGTLILDATCVPDDIPYPVDLRLLAESRETTEKVIDEFFKQYQGKIPRKPRCNRVKAHNLFLGIIKKKKPSREEIRDAKRFQLNEISRNLRAIDSMIHCGAELSALGSQLYRKL, from the coding sequence ATGTACGTCTTTCGGCACACGGGTCAGCTATCGATTGAGGAGTTCTACTCGCCCTTTGGTGGAAAGCTCGATCCCAACAACCGCTGGGTTCTGCTCCAAAAGTTGATTCCGTGGATTCCACTGGAAGGCCACTACGCGCCTCAGTTCAGCGCCAGGACAGGAGCGCCAGCCAAGCCCTTCCAGATGGCGCTTGGGGCGGTGTACATCCAGCAACGATTGGGAGTGACGGATCGAGAGACGGTGGAGCTGATCACGGAATCACCCTATCTGCAATTTTTCATTGGCTTGAGCGGTTACCAGCCCGTGCCGCCGTTTGACGCATCCATGATGGTGCACTTTCGCAAGCGCATTGGCCCTGAACTGATCAAGGTCTGCAATGCCATGACCAAGGCCAACGGGATCGCGATGATTCAGGAGCTGTTGACGACGTGTGAGCAGGAGGACGGGATTGCTGCAGAGGATCACAAGCAGCTTGCGGCGATTGAGGAGGAGCTTGGCGTGAAGCCAGCATCCCTGGATCCTGGGAGCAACTGGGGAACTCTGATCCTTGATGCAACCTGCGTGCCTGATGACATCCCCTACCCAGTGGACTTGAGGTTGCTTGCTGAATCCCGGGAAACTACGGAGAAGGTCATTGACGAGTTTTTCAAACAGTACCAGGGCAAGATTCCCCGCAAGCCGCGTTGCAATCGTGTTAAAGCTCACAACCTATTCCTGGGCATCATCAAAAAGAAAAAGCCAAGCCGTGAGGAGATCCGGGACGCGAAGCGCTTCCAGCTCAACGAGATCAGCCGCAACCTAAGGGCAATTGACAGCATGATCCATTGCGGTGCAGAGCTTTCAGCGCTTGGTTCACAGCTCTACCGCAAGCTGTAG
- a CDS encoding transposase, which yields MYDADSRRIDDRIVNLSKPHVRPIVRGKAGKKTEFGAKISISDDNGFVDVDRISWDNYNEAGDLIARAKQCKEELGYYPARICADSIYMTSENKKFCTANNIRLSGRPRKRQIQAEVQTAEQQELFKSDLRKRSVIEGRIGTGKRKYGLDRILTKLVETSRTVIMMAFFVMNAEQIMRLLRLLLPILVSAYILMLYLCASRRHPELLWAA from the coding sequence ATGTACGACGCTGACAGCCGGCGCATCGATGACAGGATCGTCAATCTGTCGAAACCCCATGTACGACCGATCGTGCGAGGGAAGGCGGGCAAGAAAACCGAGTTTGGAGCCAAGATCTCGATTTCCGATGATAATGGCTTTGTCGATGTGGATCGGATCAGCTGGGACAACTACAATGAAGCCGGCGACCTGATCGCGCGTGCCAAGCAGTGCAAAGAAGAGCTAGGATACTATCCAGCTCGGATCTGTGCCGACTCGATCTATATGACGTCTGAGAATAAAAAGTTCTGTACTGCTAACAATATCAGACTCAGCGGCCGCCCGCGTAAGAGGCAGATTCAAGCCGAAGTGCAGACAGCAGAGCAGCAAGAGCTGTTCAAATCAGACCTGAGGAAGCGTTCCGTGATTGAAGGAAGAATCGGAACGGGCAAGCGGAAATATGGCCTGGATCGGATCCTGACCAAGCTGGTTGAAACATCACGAACGGTGATCATGATGGCGTTCTTTGTGATGAATGCCGAGCAGATCATGAGGCTGCTACGCCTCTTATTGCCTATTCTTGTCTCTGCGTATATTCTGATGCTTTATTTATGCGCTTCTAGGCGCCATCCAGAGCTTCTATGGGCTGCTTAG
- a CDS encoding helix-turn-helix domain-containing protein, with product MGPHPQRLQAIRRCLDGGEPAAQVAAELGVAPSTLRGWMRWARLERQLTQLQRERDEQAMRQRRIEQELALAAEQLELLRQRLDQAEHTGEG from the coding sequence ATGGGCCCACATCCTCAGCGACTGCAGGCCATCCGTCGCTGCCTCGATGGGGGAGAGCCTGCAGCCCAGGTGGCGGCAGAGCTGGGGGTTGCCCCTTCCACCCTGCGGGGCTGGATGCGCTGGGCACGGCTGGAGCGGCAGCTGACGCAGCTCCAGCGGGAGCGAGACGAGCAGGCCATGCGTCAGCGACGGATTGAACAGGAGCTGGCCCTGGCCGCCGAGCAGCTGGAGCTGCTCAGGCAGCGGTTGGATCAGGCAGAACACACGGGCGAAGGCTGA
- a CDS encoding AAA family ATPase yields the protein MLPRPSLLAALEAALARSPVVAVLGPRQCGKTTLARQLVPAASANYFDLEDPISLARLDQPLTAHGRTARHGGDR from the coding sequence ATGCTCCCGCGTCCATCCCTCCTGGCGGCCCTGGAGGCTGCCCTCGCCCGCTCGCCCGTGGTGGCGGTGCTGGGGCCGCGCCAATGCGGCAAAACCACTCTGGCCCGCCAGCTGGTGCCGGCAGCGAGCGCCAACTACTTCGACCTGGAAGACCCCATCAGCCTGGCGCGGCTCGATCAGCCGCTCACCGCACATGGGCGAACTGCACGGCACGGTGGTGATCGATGA
- a CDS encoding ATP-binding protein, with the protein MGELHGTVVIDEVQRRPELFPLLRVLADRADQPAQFLILGSASPALLRKSSESLAGRLEMVEMEGFSLAEVGLEQAKTLWLRGGFPRSFLAANDADSLIWRRDFIRTLLESDLPQLGVRVPAATLQRFWAMLAHVHGQLWNGAELGRSLGVNQTTCRRYLDLLAGVFMVRLLQPWHTNSLKRQVKAPKIYFRDTGLLHQLLQIPSHDALLQHPRLGASWEGFVIEQLLASWRPEGAWFWATHGGAKLDLLVNHGGRRLGVEIKRADAPRLSASMRQVLADLELDELLVITPGERSYRLHERARVVTLAEALAAWA; encoded by the coding sequence ATGGGCGAACTGCACGGCACGGTGGTGATCGATGAGGTGCAGCGGCGGCCGGAGCTGTTCCCGCTGTTGCGGGTGCTGGCAGACCGGGCTGATCAGCCGGCGCAATTCCTGATCCTCGGCTCGGCGTCGCCGGCGTTGCTGCGGAAGTCGTCGGAGTCGCTGGCGGGGCGCCTGGAGATGGTGGAGATGGAAGGCTTTTCGCTGGCGGAGGTGGGCCTGGAGCAGGCCAAGACGCTCTGGCTGCGGGGTGGTTTTCCCCGCTCCTTCCTCGCCGCAAACGATGCTGACAGCCTGATCTGGCGCCGTGACTTCATCCGCACGCTGCTGGAGAGCGATCTGCCGCAGCTTGGCGTGCGGGTGCCGGCGGCCACGCTGCAGCGGTTCTGGGCCATGCTCGCCCATGTCCACGGCCAGCTCTGGAACGGCGCCGAACTGGGCCGATCCCTCGGGGTGAACCAGACCACCTGCCGCCGCTATCTCGATCTGCTCGCCGGTGTGTTCATGGTGCGGCTGCTGCAGCCCTGGCACACCAACTCCCTGAAACGCCAGGTGAAAGCGCCCAAGATCTACTTCCGCGACACAGGTTTGCTGCACCAGCTGCTGCAGATCCCCAGCCACGATGCGCTGCTGCAGCACCCTCGATTGGGGGCCTCCTGGGAGGGCTTCGTGATCGAGCAGCTTCTGGCCAGCTGGCGGCCGGAAGGAGCCTGGTTCTGGGCCACCCATGGCGGCGCCAAGCTGGATCTGCTGGTGAACCACGGCGGCCGGCGCCTTGGCGTGGAGATCAAGCGTGCCGATGCCCCGCGCCTGAGCGCCTCGATGCGGCAGGTGCTGGCAGATCTGGAACTCGATGAGCTGCTCGTGATCACGCCGGGAGAGCGCAGCTACCGGCTCCATGAACGGGCGCGGGTGGTGACGCTGGCGGAGGCGTTGGCGGCATGGGCCTGA